The genomic segment AAATGAACTAGTTATAAGTCACGTTGCTAAAATAGATAAGAGACTATAGCCCTAATTGGTgaagacttttaagactttaaaatcatttaaaagttttaaaagcattttatttaccaatcaaactttaatgacttttttattttttaaagtttctaccgccactttaattttttttttctttattttctttctttttttaaagcttcaaaATGACGCTCTAAATCTTTTAAAGCCAAcaagtttaaaaacttttttttctttttccatcataattaaaaactctatataattttatatatatttttatacaaatctttttttatagattaattatcagtattttttttctctttcttttgatatccacttctcttcacaaatttattatttttatcatcacctttgtattttcttataattgtgtttttaataaaattaaagtcacagttttaaaagtgtttttttaacaatcagattttaacagttaaagtatCTACAGTTAAAGTCTCTACAGCCAAATTTTATACAACTAAATTTTTACAGTCAAAGTCTCTACAGCCACAAATAACAGTtgttaccaatcagggcctaTATGTAATTATGTAGTTCTATTAGAGAACTTTagttagacaaaaaaaactcgGAATCGGAAGATCTGCCACAAATGATACTTATGACCATTTGAAAACTCGTCATTATAAGATCCATacatcattttaaatatatagttaaatatttaatcaaaaaataatGCATGTACAAACTAGTACTTAACGTGCCATGGGACTAAACTCATTTCTATATTTAGATATATCTTCATCATTCCAGTACTTCAGAACCCtaaagcatatatatagaaatagtaagaacaaatattcttttttgaAATGGGCGAAAACATATTGGCATCTTCTCTTCTATTGAAGAACggtttaattgtttaattatatctaatttgTTTTGAGCATTCCGAAATCAATTACTGATAAGGTTTATTACTTTTCAAGAAAATCCTTGCTAAACCAAGTATATCATGGGACAGAAAATACAAGCCGGTTCGTTGTCTGTCGATTTTAAtctctatatatgtaaacttattgtGAAACTAGCAAGGAAACAACAAAGCATGAAATCGAATGAATTTAATTGTGATACACAATTCAAGCCAAATTGAATTCAGAATTTAACAACAACATGTAATTAAGATTTAAAGAACCTGTGTGTATGAATTGATATTAATGTGAGAGCCTCGAGTGTCACGGTGGATTTTGCCCTAGTCGAAGTTCAAGATCAAGCTCATCCACCGATGTACCTGTCGTCTCTTTCATCGAGCCAATGCTCTCATCGTCTCCTGTTGAATATTCTATAAGCCGAGGAGGAACCTCCCCCGGAGAATTCAACACCGAAAACGGAAGGTTGCTCGAAGGAAACGAAGTCGTACCATAAAGATTCACCATATCACCGGAATTACCAAAAATGCCACTAGGGTTTTGCAACTGGTAGAAATGAGACAGACCTTCAATGTTACTCGCCGTGGATTGGATTATAAGTGTCGTAGGCAACGGCGGAGCACAAGAATTGAGTAACGTCCCGCCGCCGCTTCTAGATGCAGCCGCAGCGGTGGGACCTTGATGAGCCCTAGATGAGGCGCGGTCACGGCGGTGGACATTCATGTGACCGCCTAAGGCTTGAGCAGAACGGAACTCCCGGCGGCAGAAATTGCAAGTGTAAGATCTTGGAGGCCATGTGGTACCAGAGATGTTGCCTTTAGTGTCTTGCTCGAAGGCTTTGACTTCCCAAGACTCATCATCTTCCTCCGATTCTTCAATTTTGTTAGGGTTCCACATCCATGCACCACCGTTCATTCAAGGAtgagttttctaaaaaaaagggaaatctCAGTAGAGAAgatgaataagaagaagatggggTTGGTGGATAatgatgtaaataataaatataaagatgGACCCGAAACATATATAGATAGGTCACTTATCTTCAAGTTATCATTTTtcagtaaatgaaaaaaatataattttaactatattttaCTGACAACAAAGATTTGATTATCACCTTTTAATTTCAACAATGAAATGttacaaacatattttttactgAAGAtagaaattaaagttttttGATCATTGTCTTTTCGttacaaacatattttttagCAACTATATAGCATTTGTTAAaagaataactaaaaatatgaagtctgatttatttattaattagttgCATATATTTACGTCTTTTCAAAAATTACATTACAatacatatacagtatatatttacGCTTTAAATGTGTTCATCTTCCCctgtcaaaaaagaaagatgttgTTCCTCGCCTATCTTAATTGGTACTTAGTAATAAAAAGGACATTAAGTCCCAGATTGGGATTGCTACGCATCTAACGTAGGGAACCCAATTACAAACGAAAACAGATGcatattatataatactataaatGGGTGAAGatttaaagagaaaaattaagttggttgtgaCTTTGATGTCCTATGTAAGGTTAAGACAAAATTTGTTTGCTTTAAATGGTGAGGCAAAGATCTTAGCTTTGCGTGATCACTACTAAGATTCTCTTGTTAGAATCTGACAAATGACTTATGTAGCTTTACACTGTCACATTATCACCATATATTTTCGATAATTATCCTACATATGGTGACCTACAATAAGACGAAAACAGAAGAGCTGAAAAGGATAGGCCTTGAAATCCGAAAGATATTTGCCATATTAAGTTACATTCACATTTCTTTCGTTGGGAATCTAGTTAGAATTCAACTAGATCACTCTTTCGGTCGACCATTTTCATCTTATTTGTTTTGTCATCTTTTtcaatttactaaaaaaaaactgggAATGTTTTTAAACTTGATATTGTATAAGATTtgattgaatttaaatatttttgaattttgaaaaatttgagtGAGCTTTTAggatatttgattatttgttacaatctttgttcaatttttttaaaatgaccttaattacatataaatttgttttgaaattattttttgggttttaaaatatatgtaaatttaacaGGGTCTCAGTGCAATTTGTTGCACATATCTATTGCCACCCCTGTTTTtacgttaaaaaaaatatatatatgattttgtgagattttgttattaaaactTTAGATGATTTTAGACATTTACAATATGTATATTTGGatcttaatttattatatagtagtatatgattaaaattgtaattaattaaacatggtgaaaaaaggaaaaaggaagagTTGATATAACTAAAACTACTGTCCAATGGCCCATTAGGGTTTGGATTTAGCGAgggtataaatatatatggcGATTTAGGACAGTCGGCACGAGAGAAATCAAAATCCCTAGGCAGAGATAGAAAAAATCATCGACAAAGATGTCTTCCTCGGCACGAAGCGCGTTTGATAATCCGAAAGCAATCAGCGTCAATGATTTCATCAAGCTGGGAAATCGGGTGTTTGGGGATGGTCCGCCACCGTCTCCGGAGACCATTCGACGCACCTACGAACGACTTTTGAATGAACACGCCGGCGATGATTGGGAACTCCGGGGTCGTCTCATCGATAGAGCTTAGGCTAATTTCAGGGTTCTATACAAGGCTCAACAGCAGAGTATCCGAAACCAAAGGCTTGCTGAGGACGCAGCCAGGGGAGATACCTCATCGAACTCGGCAACAAGGTGAAGGCTGATGAGGTGGACGTGGAGAAGGAGGCTAGTGAGGATACGGAGAAGATGACTAGTAACACTCCCTGAGTTTTGAGATCACTTacttcttgtttgtttctaaatcgtttttttttttttccataatattAAGTTAAACCAAAGCCTTATTGATTTTAGGGGATGTGTTGAAAAGCTCTAAACGTAGCCTAAATTAATGGTTTAGCTTCCGTCTCGTCCTTAGTTCTCATGGTTATATCCTTCAATGCATAACTTTCATAACATAAGCACCGATTAATAATTAGTGATTGATGTttgctttaattttttcttaaacaatgATAAGATATATATGGAACTTCTCTTTGACTAGTCGTTTCTCtgctataaaataaaaactacataTTGTAAATGACTTTGAGCTTCACGTTGGTTGTCTTTTGCTATGCtgtaaaatattgtaaaattacccaaattttgtttttttaacatttttgtccGAAAGCCAAATTGCACGGATTTGGTGAGAATGGTGAGAATGGCAACTGAGATGAGTAATAGTGGTCCACTTGCTCCTTCTCAATtacccaaaattttaattaaaaatctcacaaaatcactttttaaaaaaatataaaaactttaacaaataatcaaatctcctaaaatctcaaatctttcaaaattgtaaaatattaaattccaaccaaattctctaaaatatcaagttcaatataCATCCCCTAAAAATGAATAAAGCTTTGCTTATATGCTAAACTTTATGCGTTATCATCAACCTCAGCTTTTGGAGACTTAACATCGTTGCTCTTGAAAACAACTTAGCCATAGTTATTGAACAAGTTGGCGAACATCTCATCGGTATCTTCACTCACATTCTGCACAAGACAGCTTAATATACCCCTAGAAAGGGACTTAATTCTCCTTAGAAGTATCAATGATAATTCTTAGCTCAGCCCAAATAATGGTCACTGTGGATAGGCGCTTGCTTCAAATGGGCCATTGGATAAGTAGTTTAGGCCTTCTAACTATATTTAGAGaaccattttgttgaggtaAACGACTTtcattaaaatatgaaaaatcatTCAATTTAACTACTATATAACtgaataaaatgttatttagtCCTCAAATTACATCTTTTGCAATATAATCTTACACAGCCAATCAtaattttaagctttttttttcgtcaatcACTTTTTAACAAGAattttcacaagaaaaaaaatatagtcgTCCATGGTGGAGAAGATACTTGTTAAGGAAAGAACTCAAATATAGTAGCCAAAAGTTCGTATGTATCTTCATTTTTAGGAATCATAAGTTTCCAACTCACAACTAACTGGAAGTGgttgaaaaaaatgtaatcattTCTAATATGAGACATTCTAACattcacaatatatatatatcactccACTCATTGTAATACCATTTAATTATAAGTCATAAGTAGAAATAATTTTCTGAGTAACACCCACACCCAAAACATCAAACCAACGATCTACAAGTCAAAGAAATTAAAGCTTCCATAATTTTCATCACCGATTTAAACAAATGTAATACttatttgtatatatcatcaatattatattgtgtgtgtgtgtgtgtgtgtgtgtgtgtgtgtgtgtgtttatattGTGTTGAAGGATGAGAATAAAGGAAAGATAGATTAAGGGAGAAGCAAACAATGACGTTTTGCCAGCGAAGCTTTTGGGAGCAAAGAGAATCCTTTTGCAGCTATCAAACGACCGCTTCTCCCGGACGACGACGACCTTTGGCCGCCCATCACATCTACAGACTTCATAGagctttctatatattttaaattcatacaacatatatatatatatatatatatatattatgtgatAAAATCTGATGTtatgtaaagatttttttgttgacataGATATCGTTCAAGATTTCTTGACGCATTGTTATTTTGactgtaaaaaaattaacatgatGATTACATGTTCTAGAAAAATAACATGTGTAGACTTAGTCATGATTGATTAAGTTATCATATTTAATTTCTCCAAGCTATTGGCTATTGTTTATTCACTAATTAATACGTGTGCTTTTATCATATTGCTttctgtgaaacaaaaaaattggttaattaagacCTAATCTGTCCATTAGTGTTCTTATCATAAACAATGACTTGGTGCATGTCGATgacataaaattaatattatatatagaaaaaatatccATCATATGTATAGGTCAGTTATATACAATCGATTAGGATTTAGTTTATAGTTTATACTAAGTTGAGTAGCTGATATCGGTCTTAATTAGGATTATAAACTCTAAGAAgaactaaaatatatatgtacacaatATTTTTGGATTAGCTCAAATGATGATCACATGGAGGGAGTCATGGGATTGGGATATATAGATGTTTGAGCTGCGGGAATCGCACGTGCCCACATGGCAAGTTCTGACTCTATTTGGCTAGATTTTCATACGTGGCATCTTCGGAGTGATCGAAGCCTTTTGAAAAGCACGTGATGCGTGTTCGTATTGGCTATCTATCAAATCCTCTTGCCTTCGTGCCCGTACTTGCAGGTTTATATAAGCACACGGACActaatctttattttctttttgttagctACTCTAGTTTATACAAATtgttaaaacgaaaaaaatctaaattccAGCGTATTTAAATTCCATGTTCTGTATTTTCTGACAGTCAGATATAAAAGTTTATGATTAGATGTAAAAACATTAGGAGTTGAATATGTATTGGGAGTGATTGGTAACCACTTTACAAAAGTGGTACAAAGCTGTACAAACATACAGCTTTAAAATTTACCAATCAtcaaaactttaccaaaaactttattaaaaactttactCGCAGCTTTTTTGTACAGCtttcatttaaagttttttcttaCAACTTTGCACTATTCACTAAAAGCTTACAATTTCAGCTTACAGCTTTTCTGTACAACTTTAACTACGTTACCAATCAAACCCATTATactggaagaaaaaaacaaacgtatatgtatatttatgtcATCCAAAAATAACCGTAAATCAATTAATacaatggaagaagaaaacacaattgATCAGAGTTGCTATCTGTGTTAGACTATCTTAGTATTCttatttcttcaaatttttaataaagtatCTTTGAACCTTGTACACGTAGTAGTGCATGTTTTAATTGGGATTTTGACAATCTCGTTTAGTTTTTGACAACAAGTATATAAAAATGGTTCATTTGTTATACCAATAATTAAGTATCTGCGTACTATTTTTTTCAGAAGTACTGTTTAGGAAAGTGTTTTCAAGCATGTGAATATTGACCATTAATAAAGTGCGTTAAAATAAGATTACTGTacataaatagtaatatttgtcaactaaactatatatataaaatcttcttttgttaatagataattttttttttgtcaaacttcaATAGATCATTCATTATAGAATTTTTGgtataaaaaacacacacacgtTATTCTTTGATTAAATATATGGGTggatatttataaattaacatatatatatatatatatatatattctactaTTAATATGTGGATGTGTGCATAAAAGCTATAGAAAATTATGTATATGTCTAAAAAATATGAGGAAAGTGTTCATTACATAATGATTGCATAGTAAAAACATATCATAGTCTCGTGGAAATTTTTATTACACCAACCTTTCTCAatcaaaaaaatggtttaaaaagtaggttttataataatactacaCAAGGAAAGTATcaataataaaatgcatatatatatatatatatatttgtattagtgtATCTAACTTCATGCTGTTATAAGTATTCTTCATGTTACTCTAATTATGTCCCACTTTAAAGGGGTTTAACATTAGTAATTTCAGAATTCAGTATAtgttatgttatttaattaCACAGTTTCACACTATTTAAATGAATAGAGAAATCACTATTCGGTCATTCTATTATGGTTAAANNNNNNNNNNNNNNNNNNNNNNNNNNNNNNNNNNNNNNNNNNNNNNNNNNNNNNNNNNNNNNNNNNNNNNNNNNNNNNNNNNNNNNNNNNNNNNNNNNNNNNNNNNNNNNNNNNNNNNNNNNNNNNNNNNNNNNNNNNNNNNNNNNNNNNNNNNNNNNNNNNNNNNNNNNTTTAACTACGTTACCAATCAAACCCATTATactggaagaaaaaaacaaacgtatatgtatatttatgtcATCCAAAAATAACCGTAAATCAATTAATacaatggaagaagaaaacacaattgATCAGAGTTGCTATCTGTGTTAGACTATCTTAGTATTCttatttcttcaaatttttaataaagtatCTTTGAACCTTGTACACGTAGTAGTGCATGTTTTAATTGGGATTTTGACAATCTCGTTTAGTTTTTGACAACAAGTATATAAAAATGGTTCATTTGTTATACCAATAATTAAGTATCTGCGTACTATTTTTTTCAGAAGTACTGTTTAGGAAAGTGTTTTCAAGCATGTGAATATTGACCATTAATAAAGTGCGTTAAAATAAGATTACTGTacataaatagtaatatttgtcaactaaactatatatataaaatcttcttttgttaatagataattttttttttgtcaaacttcaATAGATCATTCATTATAGAATTTTTGgtataaaaaacacacacacgtTATTCTTTGATTAAATATATGGGTggatatttataaattaacatatatatatatatatatatatattctactaTTAATATGTGGATGTGTGCATAAAAGCTATAGAAAATTATGTATATGTCTAAAAAATATGAGGAAAGTGTTCATTACATAATGATTGCATAGTAAAAACATATCATAGTCTCGTGGAAATTTTTATTACACCAACCTTTCTCAatcaaaaaaatggtttaaaaagtaggttttataataatactacaCAAGGAAAGTATcaataataaaatgcatatatatatatatatatatttgtattagtgtATCTAACTTCATGCTGTTATAAGTATTCTTCATGTTACTCTAATTATGTCCCACTTTAAAGGGGTTTAACATTAGTAATTTCAGAATTCAGTATAtgttatgttatttaattaCACAGTTTCACACTATTTAAATGAATAGAGAAATCACTATTCGGTCATTCTATtatggttaaatatattttcagtcATGGTCTGCTCGTGTATCTTATACACCCTAGCTTTAGATCTCTCGTTTGATGAATGATAAAATGCTAATATATTTGAAGATAAATTAGTAGTATCATGATATCATCTATGAATTAACTACTTGTGAATAAAATTACTTGtcataaaatcaataaacccacactaataatttttcttataaatgacTAAATATGTAAATCAATACATGTAAGGATTGTGAAAAGATTATCATTTTATCAGGAGATTTAAGTATGCTTAGTAACATAAGACAATAAATAAAAGGTGACTGAGGTAAtgataaaatataacaatatgGTGAAAATAACTGTTAATGTacgttttaattagaaaaatataatgatatattgAACAATAATTAATGTATGTGaactattacaaaaaaaaaattgaactaaaaaacttattttcgtTTTGTTCTAGTATTGTTCCTTCAAATTTCTAAAGAAAAAATTCAGATTTATTTTCCTAATCCTATGATATAGacttggttgaataattttttgtaatataatatgttttttatgtaaaagaaaaaatattttattttgttttccagtactttaatatatatatatattgcattttaatgtactatttaaaaatatatatactacttatTGCTTCAGTACACAAATTTATAaccaatttttatgttttgtactACATACACCAAATAAATTTTCGTATTACATTTTTCTACTAATAGTATTTTTCATCTCACCAAATTCTCCTATTATTAATTCCGAAGTACATTTGGCAAAAGAATatttatttgtaagatttacATAACGAAATCCTTGCCATTtgagtaaatataaaaacttgaatttttatttataatataatcagCCCAAAATTGATAATCACAAAGTTTGAAATGTTTTCCTAAAAAATCATACTTTAAATTAGTATTCagaaaatatacttaaaataatttaaaaaaattagtatccataatttaaatattttagatacgTTAACTTgctaaaattatattaaacgagTTAACGAGAGGTGTTACTTCAATTTTAACCggtaccaaacacaaaaaatacaatacagctaaaattatataatctaaatattaatcaaaatatattataacaaacacaaaaaaatacagcatacatttttttaataattattaacaaattATCCCGagatttttaccaaaaaattatcCCAAAATATAGCTACAGTGgtacaaacatatataactaCAGTGGTACAATGCTTTACCacttacaacatatatatactgtttGAATGTTTCACATCTGGTTGTTTCTATATTTCTTAAATCACAAAAGTTTGTCAATTAGATTaataaactttatttatatcattattgtAAGTAGTCTTATAAGTATCACACATGTTTATTGCAAAATATGTTTTTCCCGCTGgaaatattattagttttaatcaaatcttttttgaAATATCATCTTGCATCACCTTGTAATTTCCTTATAATCGAagtactaaaattaaaattttgaattgattACTGAAAgcgaaaaaaaatactaaaaagagCATTTAGGTTTTTGTCGTCTAGCACCCAAAGCTCCATATAAGAGGCCGACAATTAtagattttcatatttaatcaCAAAATAACAAGGTAACgacatttattaataaaatgtttttgattAGGAGGGTTTGGTTTTCAAGGCATAAAAGTTGTAATTGTGGGGACTTCGGACTTAAAGACGCATTAAGGCAAGCTAATCACCAATTTCGCGTCCGAAAGTCATCATCCAATTGGTCTTGGTCCAATTATATTATTACTCAAAGATTgtattaacttatatatttcgTTAATTAGGTGTATGGTGGGAAATGGACAAATTAGCTCATGCATTAAGACTTAATGCACTTGGAAGAATCACAAAATGCTCTTAGTGGCCTCAATTATTCGAGTTGGTCAATTGTAACCAAGATTAGTGCTTAGCTAGCTCTTTTTATTCTTGGATAATAATTTCAAaccatcttttatatataaataagttacTTATTTCTTCTTGAATTTCTTAGCGcatacaaaatccaaaaacaaaaaaacaaaactcaaacgaATGATTATTATGAAACTTACtctcaattttgtttgatttggtggTTGTAACTAATAACTGAATAATATACATACATGTGTGTACGTTTGGATGTGAATCAGTTTTCTTGTAAGGAGAATAATTGAAaaacaatcttaaaaaaaaaacaatcccaGACCTTAATTCCCGATCAGCAATCACAAGTCTTTTCCTTTCCTttcttctctaattttttttgataacattTTCCTTCTTCCTAACATTTATCTATCGTCTAATGGGGTTGTGCTTCTTATATATGAGGAAAAtgagatatatattttggtaatattcatttattctgattatttgAACCATTACtgatcaaccaaaaaaaaacaaaccattacTAAAATGCAACAAATAACGATTGATATAgagatttttcaaaacttttttttaacatatacatatatcaaaataatggtcctttatatatataatatatatataatcaaataaaagctTTAACAATATTAGTAGAGAGAAAGGCACAAAAAGAGGATTTATTTGGGAAGTACACCTAAAATATGGGGAGGCTTTTGAGGGAAGCACAGAGAGCttaataaattgatttaaaaggaTATCTCCAACTTCAAGCAAACCCCATACCTCTGCATCCTTTACCTGCTCTTCTTTATCCTCACACCATATTCACACACATATAGATATACGCATGTGTATATTTGAATCATTTGTCAATATATAGACGTAATAACTAATTTCGTCCTTTTCAATGAACCCAACAGATTTACTAGGACCTTTCGTggaaatttatattatagtttactAGGACAAACTTATCGGATCGGGAATGTCAAATAAATTGGTACGATTATGCTGAGAGTGAGGTGCATACTAGAATTAGATACTTTTTTAAGTAgatttttgtgaagaaaaaaaagaagtgaatttTTTATATCTAGTTATTATTTCATGACCtaatcaaatatacaaaataaccaAAGAAGTAACTATTAAGTgaaggtacatatatataagcaaaagGCAAAAACTATAAACACGACCTCGTGACTTCTCTTTTggtaaaatttaataaacatgTATAGTACACATCACATATAAGCATTTGGTCTTTGTCATATATATTGAAGACAATACAAATTGGTGAATTGATGTAAGTTAAAGTTTTGGTGAATTAGGGCAGGTGAAAATGCAGAAGCCTAGTAGATAGATGTTCTTTACATTACTCCCCCGAAATTTAAGGActttagagagagaaataaagagCTATTCCCAATGCTTTCATGAGAGAGAGGTGACAGCTGAGCTGCTTCGTGGCCGACAGCTATACGttcctctctctcactctttgaTTTCCCACGTGTCTCTCTTCTCCCTCGCACTTGCCTTGTTCATAATTTTCTACAACTACATTTATGTAATGCAAGGACCCGTATGTTCAGAAAGGAAATAATAAAGGAggtttatttgaaatatattacCAATTCATTTGTATTCTTCTCAcatgttttaataatatatatagttgttatTAATATCCTAATTTTTGGGATACATTGATACTACAGAGTtgttattataaatttatatagtgtATACTAagtttttgggataaaatgttattataaagTTGTTATTATCTGCGCATGCCTAGCCTGCAGGCATTTTATTggtttttggaaataaaaccAATTTCTGCTTGCGAACAGTAGTTTAGTTTTCAACCTCGTACCAACACTGTTCAATGTCTGTGTTTACGTAAACATAATTAGGTATTTCAATATTCATCATGTACTTTTGTAGAAACCTACACATAACACGTATATATATTCAAggaaaaagatggctagctacatgaagtatacgtgaatacatggtcacacataccaactatattattgtatactcaactacacaaaatatatgtattacatggccacatgcatgaactatatgacgtcatgtgttcaacaccatagacatacaatctggTACACCGATTGATTAATTCTGGTGAAAATCGGTGTTGACTCCGGtgttggccaaaaaaaaatttctaaaataaaaaataaaaaataagaagttattatattaaatcatttatggtttttattaattaaaaaatattctattcaatatctaaatattttatatatatttcaaaaatatatcttaaatgtaaaatagagaactcaaaccttaaaaaaatttctaaaaattaatttaacatattgtatttgtgtaaaagagggtaaaaatgaaaatgttcatatgttaaaagtaaatattgtgaatttttttgttgttgtttatatgttaattcactatctaaagatatttttaatatatttccta from the Camelina sativa cultivar DH55 chromosome 12, Cs, whole genome shotgun sequence genome contains:
- the LOC104731771 gene encoding transcriptional regulator SUPERMAN-like, whose translation is MNGGAWMWNPNKIEESEEDDESWEVKAFEQDTKGNISGTTWPPRSYTCNFCRREFRSAQALGGHMNVHRRDRASSRAHQGPTAAAASRSGGGTLLNSCAPPLPTTLIIQSTASNIEGLSHFYQLQNPSGIFGNSGDMVNLYGTTSFPSSNLPFSVLNSPGEVPPRLIEYSTGDDESIGSMKETTGTSVDELDLELRLGQNPP